tatttcacaagACAGGAAAACTGACTCTTACCACTACTGTCTGATTTGCTCTGTTTAAGTGAGTCCTTGGTCTTTTCCACCCATACATATGAATCTCCATCCAACCGTGTTCTCTTTTCCTTTCCAGAATCCTCTTCAGAATCATCATACGATCTCTTATGTTTTCTGCCATGTTTCTCTTCATCAGAATCATTATATTGCTTTGAGTGTTTGCGCTCCTTTTTGTGCTTATGCTTCTTTTTCTTGTGCTTCTTGTGGGATTCTGGACTAGAACTGCTCTCATTTACCAGCTCGTCATATTTCATGCTTCTATGCTCTCTTTTGTGCTTCTTATGCTTCTTGTGTTTCTTGCGAGGCACAATCCCCTCTGTATCAACATCTGCCAGCAGAGGTTGTCTCTCAGACAAACCGATAGTTTTGTTTTGGAAGAATGGGTCACAGCCTTCTTTTCCTTGGTATACATTTGTTTCATACTTGCTATAACCATCTTCTCTGCTTGCTGCAAACAGCTTTTTCACTTGTGCGGATAAGGAGCTGTCAGAGGCCTCCTCCTTTGTAATATCAGTATGTTTGGTTTCAGTTTCATCCAACACTTTCCAGCCAGAGTATTGTCTGTCTGGTACCTTGGAATAATTTGGAGCATCTGATTTGTCTTTGATATGCCAACCTGAAGTGGAGTTCACACTTTCACGACTTGAACATGAGCCAACAGAGGGACTAGGAGCACAGTCTACTTGCCAGTTTGAAGATGTTGCCTTCACTTTTCCTCCACTATTTGCACTAATGCAGAGGATGCCATTATCGTCAATGTAGGTCTTTGACCTGTCCTGAGATGTTTCACAATCTTTAGTTTTATTCACCATAAGATTCAGTCCATCAATCTGCCTGTTGGAATTTTCATGCACCTCTCCCTTCTGCTTTAAGGTGGTTTCCAATAAATGAGCATTTCCAGGCACAGATGTGGTGGCATTCAGTTTCTTATCAAAAACAACTCTGTGATCATTTCTCTGTTTTTCACTCTCACGCATGTCTTGCAGTATTTGGTTTTTCCCATTAACATACAAAGATCGTTTCCCACCATTCACAATGGCATGTTCGTCATCTGATTCAGAGTCATCTCCATATGGCACCAGTCTTGAGTTCACTTTGTCTCCATTAACAATCTTGGACTTGCCATTGGGCGACCTTTCATAGGTTGTaacttttccatttttgatCTGCATAACGATTCTTTTGCCGTCAGAATTTCCTGGGCTCTTTGTGGGAGATGGTGTCTTGTTCAAACCAAACACGACTTTGTCCCTTTTTTCTGGAAGTGGGGTGGCTGATGCTGCAGCAGTGTTTGAGGTGTCTGACTTAGATAGGGAAGGACCAATCATTGAAGAGGAAGATGTGCTTCTGGCAACAGGAACACCGGTGTCAGTGCTTGGATACCCTACAATATATAGAACAATTCATAAAccattatttcatttcttgtttaattcttaaaaaatataaaatttcagtCCTCTACTCTTTGGAAAtcattcattttaaatattgacaggttttcttttttactcACTTGTTACACCATTCAGAGGTTTGAAGttacattttttgtttacatggtttGCAGTTGTCACAGTGTGTATGGGCTGCAAATAAAAGAAACTTTTCAATATGACACACAAAACAATTcactgaaattaaaaaaaaaaaagtctgttAAATAAATCATATCTCTCTATTGaacataaaacttttttttcaaaaacaagtTATAGTCTTTAAGAAAATCTTACTTTGGTTATACTTTCACTGTGTACTTTGGTATAGAACAGGACATATGCTTCAGCACCCAGAACTCGACCCACACTGACTTGTTGTACCTGAAAGTCACAAGATAGTATCATCCCCTGCCACAGTATTCTTCAGAAAGGTCATTAAGTGATTTAgaataaaatacaataatttattattaCTTACATTGGCATCATTCATGCAGAACCAGATACCAGTGGAGGACTTGACATAGCAGTAGTAATGTCCAGAATTGGCTGTGTAACCAGAGTGTACAAGCACAGCATTCAGGCTAAACAGTAATGTATCACCCTGTGTAGAAAACCACATAATTACTTTCTAAGGACAGATTTTCATCAAATACTTGTGTGGATAAATAAAAACTAACCTCCATTTGTAATTCTacatttaaagaattttttttttttttttttttacactctTCTAATTTTCAAGAACAATTTTCTTCTGTGAAAAGTAGTTCATGTTGTAAACATTGAATCATATATTACTACATTCAGTGGATCAAAACCTACCTGTTTTGCACTCATGTAAGGCCTCAAATTCAGTTTTTCTGGGAAATGGACATGTCTCCCAATTTTTCCCTGTACCATTTTACTATAATCAAATCTGAAAGTAATAAAGGTCACCCATTAGAGTATATAAACTATTTCTCTGTGCTGAATACAATAATGCACTTAATCACAATCACATTTAACTATACATGAAACATATATGGTGAGGTTACTAAAAATCTAAATCTGGTtacattacatatatgtacttataGGACAATGCAAGTGATCATATCAactcaaaatatgaaaataaaaatttacataatcACTTATAGCATTACTAGACAATGTACAGAACAATAAAAATGTACGAAGATTATgctgtattatatatatgtattcggTTATTTGTAATCTATAATACGGATTCCGCAAAAAGTGATACTTCGGTAAAGTATTGTACGGTAATATCGGTTGTATCAACATTGTAGCTAGAGAAAAACTGATAACATCTGAACAAGGTACAGTAAACTAAACAATATTGGTGTCAGTGAATTGAACCGAGTCATTCTGAATGATTAGCCTACGTCCTTGTTCAAATGAATCAGTAAATCTTCGCAATAGCTCAATTACGTTTCGGTTGAACTGCGTCTCGTTTGTCGCAATCCGTAGCAGCCATCATCAAACTCGGACATCTCTGTATTTCTAAACGAGAACAAAGAGCGGTACATGTACACTTGTGTGGACTCCAGTCGGTGTTTTGCGAAGCAACATATCAATTATCAAAAGAAATTTACGGTCACTATTACAAGTTACAATGTACAATAAATTCTATTTTACCAAATGATaaaagtaaacaaaacaaatatcgTAATGATGCACATTTGATTTTTATAgaacatatatgtacaagtaTAATATAGCTAGggaaatatataaaaatctgtACAATCTAACTTGaataatttacaataaaataataaagtaaaataGAAGTCCCTCAAATTCTAACAGCATTGGTTACATTAAGTGTTGGGCAATATTCAAGCAGTTTATATTAATAATACCATCTGAACTTATGATAATGCGAGCATGGTGTCTGCACACACTATTTACTTTAGTTTAAACAACAAATGCCAATATGTGTATTTTCAGTGCACAAGTATCAGGCAGtataattattgaattttaactCACTGGTCTGACATAATTGTGATGATTGACCAGAGCTGCAGTGTTGGGCATACACTTAAACCAGTGTAAGAAATTTCATTCCATCAGTGCAAATGAGATGTAGTAAAttctatttacatttttttttaaaattccatatCTTCTTTGCCTGCATGTTCATGTTTAAAATTTGCTGTTTAAAATCTAGAATGGATTtcaaagatttgaaaatttatcttcCTAAATCaagaaatatcaattcaaatgatGGTTGGTTGCTGGTTTAATTTTCTGAGTAATCAGACCAAATATTTTGCACACTGACCTACACTGGTTAAGAGCTTAGGTAATTCTAAAAACTTGAACCCAGGAAATCATTCAAAAAATCTGAAACATTAGATACAGGTTTGAGAAGTTCTACATTAGATaatatacaaaaaataattaatctTCACACCTTAGCTACTAGCACTAAGCAACTAATGACCTAAGAGAATATTAAGTTTTATGCTTGTATTTATAAAAACACTACAAAGTCTCTGATTTATCAATGCAGTTATATATGTATcagaaataaatcataaaagcAGGAAATACAATGTTTGTCAAAGTGCACCAGCCTAAAATGCACTAAAACTGTTGTTGTATGTACACAGATTGACACTCTATTTAGTTTGAAGTCCCATCAACAGGTAACTTTGAAGATGACACCTTTACATTAGTTGTGCATCCTGCATCAAACCCAATTCTACAATGTTTCCTTGCAGATAAAATTAAACTCCTACCTTTTGAGAGATATGGTTAAAACATTTGGAGCTTTGTGAATGGAAAACCTCTTCAATGCAGGGACCTTCTGCTTACAtctgataaatgaaaatattaatataaataacaatgCTGTATCAGCCAAATGAATGGAACTCTTGCTACAATAATTTCAAACTCATCTTCAGCTATTCATACTAAATGCCTTACCTATTGCACATGTAGGCATTGTCACAGTCCAGCTTTTCAGGTAgtacatatttttcaaatgccTTTTCAAGACTTGGCACAGTCTGGAAAAAAGAGAGAACATTTTTTTACCAtaactttcaaaaatgataGTTGAAAAACCAGTCATGAGAATTCTTACAGGAATCTCTTGTAGAATTAAAGGAACCAAAAATACCCATACCTTTATGTCTAAACTTATATCCATAAATGGGTCATAAGTATTAGACTTTTCTTTGCATCGCAGACACTGAACTGTAAAAAAAACCTCTCAATAATAAAATACTggtaacatgtaaaatttatatcatCATGCATTGATCTGTTATAAAACTATCTTCACATCCAAATTCAATTGACctgtcaataaataaatatcaatgtattttaaatgacaTTTTACCTTGACTTCTGAGGTAACCTCCAAATATTTGGTTTACAACTGTTGTCTCTTTGCTAAATTTGTCTAACCTGTGAAGATAATTGACACATTCTCATTATCTGTTTAAAATAACTGAATCAATATACACGTGATCAAAACTGTCATGTATGCAATATTAATTATAAACATCATCCTTACTTGGTGTGGCCATTCAAAGTGGACCTTTGCATAGAATCTACAACATATCTCAGGAATTCATGGGCATCCTCTTGTCTACCCCAGTGCATGTGCTTTGCTATCACTGTaattaaagatgaaaaaattatttcaattgaGTTATGCAATTTGTCTTACAATTTTTGTCTCTTCAAatagtctttaaaaaaaaaaaaaaggggggggggtgcataaAAAAAAAGTCAAGAACAGAATTACAAAGTGATGAATGTGAGTACAACTGACATTTTACATTTCTATTGTAATGCATTGTTAGAGACTAGTACcagggatatttttttttatttaatacaaAGAATGTTCTCAAGAATCACAACACTGCCAGAATTTGTACTAAACTTACTTTTAAGTTTCTGTAAAATTGCCTGAGGTTTGATGTTTGATCCAGAATTCTCATAGCATCTTCTTATGTGACGCTGAAGTTCACACATCATGCAAAATCCTGGCTGCTTGCCTGTTCAATTAAATCTTATCTTTAACATCTTGAATAATCTTAGTTTTTGAAACCAATTTCAAACCTATCTAATCCTTGAGACATTATAGATAAAAATCTAAGTTTTGCTTTGGCAGAATCATACCAAACTTAGTTGTTTACattgaaacatatcattataATCCTTTATGGTCATAAATTATATTCAGAAAAAGATAAAATCCTACACAACATGTGATAAATGGAGCAATGTACCAATTGTTAGTAAATAAACACAACATTATTTCAGATTTAAGCAATAACTATGTCATCTGTTTCTATGACTAAGCAACTGGTGCTAGACATTGCTAGCCTTGCATTTTAAATAATAACTTACAAGATTGATTGTGTTCTCCACTGAGGCAGTAGTTGACTAGAGGTGCAGTGTAAGTCAGACACTGGAGGGTGGAATTCAGGAAACAAGTATTTCCCATGTTGATAAGACCTGATCCTATTTTGTGTGGTTTTTTCCATTGTAGTTTAATCTTATCCTCAGGGTATAGTACAATTTTTGGACTTGGCAAGCTTTCACCACTACTACTCTCAGTAACATTATTCCCATTTGTACTCATGTTGGTCTCTACAAAATACAATCCCAAATCAGTATGAAGTCCCTTTCACATTATCATGATATACTGCTGATAAAAATGTGACAATGTAACATCTAATCTTACTGTAATTCACATGGTACCAATGATACATATCATTATTGCTATATTTTGAAGCATTTCCAGATTTGTATTTGTGGTTTATCGAAGAATATTTCACTAACCAATGTGCTGATCATGATCAGATCCAAAGTTCTTTGAAGAGTTCAGTGGAATATACTTTGCTCTCAAGGACTCTTGCTGTAGGGTGTAGGGCTGTCCAGCGGGCTGGAAGCCTATATTGGACAATAAAATCTTCTTTGAAGATGAGACAATCTGGCGATCAATAGTTCCCTTATTGCTTAGGGAAGACTTTAAAGTCTCCTCTATATGAACTATGTTGTCAGCTGAATTAGCAGGCATATCATTTATTTCTGTGAATGAAAGAGACTGCAATTACACCTAACAATTTGAATTATCCATATCAGATGTCCAACACCACCACCATTCATTATTAATAACCTTGTAATCATGTACTTAATTATACAGTAATTATACAGTAATTAATCGTGATTGCTAACGAAATcaacaataaaataacaaatgaaCATGCACAATATCGCACTAGAATGCTACTCTATATATTAGATAAGAAAGTGTTTTTACGCCTGCGTTTGATAGCACTACAGTTTGATGAACATGAAAAATGAATGTAGATTTACACTCATCACGTTAAAGATTTTATTTAACCAAAATGTACAGTCTGTCTAATATATTAAACCACTTTACATACTAATAACACAATAAGACAATAGAACTTCGTACACAATCACATGTAAAACGCGATTTACCGGGGTCTCTCAATTATATGGGGAAAAACAACTACGAATGGttattgtatatcatatataactATCTCTACAAGTAGGTGATACAATAAAAAACATTGTGTACTGAGTTAAAAAAGCATAACTATTAGGAATCGAACATAACTGCACATTACCTTTCAGCACACGATGGCCAACAACACACTCTCGAATACAATATCCGGGCATCTCCGGCTGTTCAATCATTTGCCTTGCGCAAACTTTGACTTCCGGTACATAGCTTGGCATAACTATTTAACGAAAAGTCAGAGGTTATTTTTTTTAAGCAACAGCGAATTTGAAAGTCAACCAATCAATTAGTAAATAAATATCGTTTATCTTAAGATTTGGGGTCGTTAAATTCCTGGTTTAACTGACCCTATTTAACGGTGGAAAACTGAGTTTTATCGGCACCGTTAACGCGTCCCTGGTAACAGTCCGTAATACTTAGTTTGCAACCGTCTTTAAGGAGAAACTAGCATTTAAACCCCAATTTTTATGACAGTATACAGTTATTCTCATTTAAATGCAACATTGGGTATTTGAATCGAAGATTTACCTCTTATTTCATCGATTTTCTCTCCAGAATATATCACCTCACGAAATGTTGCCATTGCGTTAGATGCTATGTTATACGTCATTCTcctatgacatcataataagTTTTACGTAATAGGATCTCCTCGGGCTTCTCTATATACATAGGAAAGCGCAATGAGTTCCGGTGGTCGTTTGATCCGCTCAGTAGCGAGAATGAGAGCAGATTCAAACATCTAGTTAATATGAGTTTGGATGGcagtatatttttcaaaagaggTTCATGAACCACAAAACTCACATAGCCGCCAATACTGATTCATATCATTTAAAGACACCATGCTCCCTATCACACGCGCCTGTGTATTCTGGCGCATGTgaatggggggtggggggttgaaGCAAGATTtgcagaggcggatccaggaattgtgggaGGGGGCGCCTTAAATTGACGTCACTAGTGAGCCctcggaagctcctggattttacagattttatagggcttgaaatatgtcttttaagtattttttgtcattttcaatattaaaggtgaaattaataaaatgacgcaaattttaagggtttttgaaaaaaaacaccctGTAAGTTTTTCcgataaaagtaattcaataaatcaaaagattttgtcgtTTAATTCTCCGAGactggaagaaattattgctgaTTTTAtcgtttatatttttttaaacaagagaccacgatttacattcattttgaaaattttagggggggggggggggtgccgtTTGCACCCTATTAAATCCGCCATTGGTTTGTATAAGAGAATTTTACTCCTATTGCAAAATTTACATCTAGTCAGACTAGGTGCAAATTTTACAATCGTGTAAATTTACTCCTGGTATCATTTCAGCCCTATGAACGCGTAGCAATATTGAAATTGTGTATAAAAGATTGCATGATTTTCTTAACAATTGTGCCATGTTCTATATTAAAAAGAGCAGTGTCCTTCTGCTGTAGGAGTAGGttaaaatattatcataaaataGCACTTGAACAAAAAATAACATAATCTATATCCGTCTCCTTCGTTTTCAGAATTACAATAAATGGATGGAATATGCCATTTTAATACCGATTTAGACAGTTTGTTTGTGCATGTGAACACATCACATCAAAAgttaagaaaagaaaagaaagaagaaaaaaaaaaaaaccccaaaaacaaccccccccccaacaaacccaccacacatttacacattttgtatatcataCTATATATTGAGTAAAATTTACCTATTAGCAAATGGGCGCGCAAGAACGGATTTTAATAAGAGAAATGGACAGGTATAGCCTACATCTATGCCTGTctacttctctaaagagaatatatCACAGTTGTGTAAAAGTTTAAACCCCTAGTGTTTACGAACACTTCAGTGAATAAATATGTTCAAATTGGAGACCTAGGCTCTCGGAAGTAAAAATAAGGCGATATGATATGGGTTGGGTTCTGTCTTTGGCAAGTACGCGAAATATGGGCTTTAAATGTTCACATCTAGATACTCAACTAAAGGGaacgcattttttttttttagatcgaagtttgttcaaagcatgaccatgtgttgtgtgtgtgtggggggggggtgggggggggggtgggggggggggggtgggggtcacAATCACAGTTATGCTTAAAATTTCTACCGAGGAATAGTTTGGAAGTTTATTTATCTCTAAAATAGAAatacttttttacttttattgaATTCTTCTTAAGGGAACTTAAAGTCACATGTAAGCATCATCATgtactgtatatttcatttattcagACTCGGCGTAACCATCTTACCATAGCGGGGAGGGGAGGAGCTTCATGTGAAAAAAATAAACCTTCACGTAAAGAGCAAGTTTGGTTAGATTTAGCCCAATAATTTTTGggaagttaaaaaaaaagaatctctctctctctctctctctctctctctctctctctctctctctctctccatgcaTTGATTTACATTAAATCTACAGTcttgtaaaaaaacaaaaacaaagggggggggggggggtagtttcCTTGGTCGTTTAAAGCACGTAGAGTGCCTGTGGTTTAAAGACCTGaataaaaattaagaatattttgTAAGATTTGAACCCCTGATACAGCCCAACCCGACACAAAAgacctcatttgaacaaaattgattaGGTGTCTGTAAAGATGTAGGACTTAAAGTGAAGCCAGTGAAACACAAACTTACTATAGGCCTAGCCCCGCTCCCTCGGGAAAATTTAGTGTTGGGTCACATAAACATCGGTCCTTAAAGTGGGAAATTGTGGGTCCCCTTTTAAAACGAAGGTCAAGAATTAAACTACCAATAAGATTGATAAGTATTCCAATCAAAACCATTGTTGGTTCCCTAAGCCTATGGACAAGATCTGAACAATAATCCGAAGGTACATTGTATTATTAGAATTAGCATCATATAGCGTCCCTGGTAACAGACCGTAACACTGAGTTTGCAGCAAGTAACACGATGAACTTAGCATTAGACTTTCATTCTTATGTTTATATACAGTtactttcatttgaacaaaacttTTAAGTATTCAAATCGATGTCTTACCTTTTAGTTTGTTGATTAATTCCCAAGAATATATCACTTCACGAAACGTTGCCATTGCAAAAGACGCTATGAAAACGTAATtctcctatgacgtcacatttacgTAATAGGATCGCCTCTTTCTAGTCTCGATCATCCAGAGGTTTGTCTTCATCcgtagtctcgtgcaaccagacgctctgctTTCTCCGACGAGTCGGAAATTTAGGGAGACAGCCGAGtatctggttgaacgagactactTCATCCGATGAACGAGTCGATGCGTCTTGATGATCAAGACTAGGGCCTTTCAGCCCGAGGAGttaaagatgtaaaaaaaaaaaaaaagaaaataaacgAGAGGCCCTTGaggcaatctctacccagagttatcgttccttacactcacttacaagtgagagcaaggaacgacaactctgggtagagattggccCTTGAGACACaacgctcacctgaatcactttAGTGACTCATAACATTTAGCTAAGCCCTTTACTATGGCTATGTAAAACTGCCTTAAGTACTGtgaagacaaatattgctaagAATTGAgcaaacctgaatctacacAAATTTACTAGATCCAGGCCTAAATGTCACAATTATGCATGCATGCAGACAAACATAGCATTGTTTTTCAAGGCTGGAGAAGTTGACCTtataattttctaaaatgtttagcaatgataatatatgtaataataatgatataatcATATAACCTTAGATG
This genomic window from Ostrea edulis chromosome 4, xbOstEdul1.1, whole genome shotgun sequence contains:
- the LOC125670641 gene encoding ubiquitin carboxyl-terminal hydrolase 36-like isoform X1 is translated as MIEQPEMPGYCIRECVVGHRVLKEINDMPANSADNIVHIEETLKSSLSNKGTIDRQIVSSSKKILLSNIGFQPAGQPYTLQQESLRAKYIPLNSSKNFGSDHDQHIETNMSTNGNNVTESSSGESLPSPKIVLYPEDKIKLQWKKPHKIGSGLINMGNTCFLNSTLQCLTYTAPLVNYCLSGEHNQSCKQPGFCMMCELQRHIRRCYENSGSNIKPQAILQKLKMIAKHMHWGRQEDAHEFLRYVVDSMQRSTLNGHTKLDKFSKETTVVNQIFGGYLRSQVQCLRCKEKSNTYDPFMDISLDIKTVPSLEKAFEKYVLPEKLDCDNAYMCNRCKQKVPALKRFSIHKAPNVLTISLKRFDYSKMVQGKIGRHVHFPEKLNLRPYMSAKQGDTLLFSLNAVLVHSGYTANSGHYYCYVKSSTGIWFCMNDANVQQVSVGRVLGAEAYVLFYTKVHSESITKPIHTVTTANHVNKKCNFKPLNGVTRYPSTDTGVPVARSTSSSSMIGPSLSKSDTSNTAAASATPLPEKRDKVVFGLNKTPSPTKSPGNSDGKRIVMQIKNGKVTTYERSPNGKSKIVNGDKVNSRLVPYGDDSESDDEHAIVNGGKRSLYVNGKNQILQDMRESEKQRNDHRVVFDKKLNATTSVPGNAHLLETTLKQKGEVHENSNRQIDGLNLMVNKTKDCETSQDRSKTYIDDNGILCISANSGGKVKATSSNWQVDCAPSPSVGSCSSRESVNSTSGWHIKDKSDAPNYSKVPDRQYSGWKVLDETETKHTDITKEEASDSSLSAQVKKLFAASREDGYSKYETNVYQGKEGCDPFFQNKTIGLSERQPLLADVDTEGIVPRKKHKKHKKHKREHRSMKYDELVNESSSSPESHKKHKKKKHKHKKERKHSKQYNDSDEEKHGRKHKRSYDDSEEDSGKEKRTRLDGDSYVWVEKTKDSLKQSKSDSSVLVQSWDHHIKDGFKKSKNGSGDGKSYSTWDGSRSSKVAEELERQSSAKGYGSSVNSWEGGKSVLDTEMEGEKRNHKRHWSDDYEDELDHGKTKKVKKYHSDCNVHSGYNAFQKYQDNRNYENNRFKGGVNGSHSFSGSNTQHRDYRHEDHRYYQHHSHSSKYSY
- the LOC125670641 gene encoding ubiquitin carboxyl-terminal hydrolase 36-like isoform X2; translated protein: MPGYCIRECVVGHRVLKGFQPAGQPYTLQQESLRAKYIPLNSSKNFGSDHDQHIETNMSTNGNNVTESSSGESLPSPKIVLYPEDKIKLQWKKPHKIGSGLINMGNTCFLNSTLQCLTYTAPLVNYCLSGEHNQSCKQPGFCMMCELQRHIRRCYENSGSNIKPQAILQKLKMIAKHMHWGRQEDAHEFLRYVVDSMQRSTLNGHTKLDKFSKETTVVNQIFGGYLRSQVQCLRCKEKSNTYDPFMDISLDIKTVPSLEKAFEKYVLPEKLDCDNAYMCNRCKQKVPALKRFSIHKAPNVLTISLKRFDYSKMVQGKIGRHVHFPEKLNLRPYMSAKQGDTLLFSLNAVLVHSGYTANSGHYYCYVKSSTGIWFCMNDANVQQVSVGRVLGAEAYVLFYTKVHSESITKPIHTVTTANHVNKKCNFKPLNGVTRYPSTDTGVPVARSTSSSSMIGPSLSKSDTSNTAAASATPLPEKRDKVVFGLNKTPSPTKSPGNSDGKRIVMQIKNGKVTTYERSPNGKSKIVNGDKVNSRLVPYGDDSESDDEHAIVNGGKRSLYVNGKNQILQDMRESEKQRNDHRVVFDKKLNATTSVPGNAHLLETTLKQKGEVHENSNRQIDGLNLMVNKTKDCETSQDRSKTYIDDNGILCISANSGGKVKATSSNWQVDCAPSPSVGSCSSRESVNSTSGWHIKDKSDAPNYSKVPDRQYSGWKVLDETETKHTDITKEEASDSSLSAQVKKLFAASREDGYSKYETNVYQGKEGCDPFFQNKTIGLSERQPLLADVDTEGIVPRKKHKKHKKHKREHRSMKYDELVNESSSSPESHKKHKKKKHKHKKERKHSKQYNDSDEEKHGRKHKRSYDDSEEDSGKEKRTRLDGDSYVWVEKTKDSLKQSKSDSSVLVQSWDHHIKDGFKKSKNGSGDGKSYSTWDGSRSSKVAEELERQSSAKGYGSSVNSWEGGKSVLDTEMEGEKRNHKRHWSDDYEDELDHGKTKKVKKYHSDCNVHSGYNAFQKYQDNRNYENNRFKGGVNGSHSFSGSNTQHRDYRHEDHRYYQHHSHSSKYSY